A window of the Acanthochromis polyacanthus isolate Apoly-LR-REF ecotype Palm Island chromosome 10, KAUST_Apoly_ChrSc, whole genome shotgun sequence genome harbors these coding sequences:
- the LOC110964255 gene encoding endothelin receptor type B-like: MRAVALLCLFMAVEVGASRFIRDSQGLPEALEPLKSNTSALIPPPQPSRPRNSFPPMCVKPTEIKHAFKYVNTIISCLIFVVGIIGNSTLLRIIYKNKCMRNGPNVLIGSLALGDLLYIIIAIPINVFKLIAEDWPFGVYVCKLMPFIQKASVGITVLSLCALSIDRYHAVTSWSRVKGMGIPLWKAVEVTLIWLVAVVLAVPEALAFDMLEMPYRGNKLRICLLHPEQTTSFMKRYQEIKDWWLFGFYFCLPLACTGIFYTLMSCEMLSRKKGMRIALNDHMKQRREVAKTVFCLVLIFAFCWLPLHLSRILKKTIYDQNDPNRCELLSFLLVMDYIGINMASLNSCINPIALYFVSQKFKNCFQSCLCCWCYRSSPLDERGSGGRWKGSCHGNGLDRSSSRSSSSQKYTSSS; the protein is encoded by the exons ATGAGGGCCGTCGCACTGTTGTGTCTCTTCATGGCCGTAGAGGTCGGAGCCTCCAGGTTCATCCGTGACTCCCAGGGTTTGCCCGAAGCTCTAGAACCCCTCAAGAGCAACACTTCGGCCCTGATTCCGCCTCCACAACCTAGCCGACCGCGAAACTCCTTCCCCCCCATGTGCGTTAAGCCTACGGAGATCAAGCACGCCTTCAAGTACGTAAACACCATCATATCCTGCCTGATCTTCGTGGTGGGAATCATCGGCAACTCAACGCTGCTCAGGATCATATATAAGAACAAGTGCATGAGGAACGGACCCAATGTTCTGATCGGCAGCCTGGCTTTGGGGGACCTGCTTTATATCATCATCGCCATCCCCATCAATGTGTTCAAG CTGATAGCAGAGGACTGGCCGTTTGGAGTGTACGTCTGTAAGTTGATGCCGTTCATCCAGAAGGCCTCGGTGGGAATCACTGTCCTGAGCCTGTGTGCGCTCAGCATTGACCG CTACCATGCAGTCACATCATGGAGCAGGGTGAAGGGGATGGGGATCCCTCTGTGGAAAGCAGTGGAGGTGACGCTGATCTGGCTGGTTGCTGTGGTGCTGGCAGTCCCCGAGGCACTGGCCTTCGACATGCTGGAGATGCCGTATAGAGGCAACAAGCTGCGCATCTGCCTGCTCCATCCAGAACAGACCACCAGCTTCATGAAG CGCTATCAGGAGATCAAAGATTGGTGGCTGTTTGGGTTTTATTTCTGCCTTCCACTGGCCTGCACTGGAATCTTCTACACGCTTATGTCCTGTGAGATGCTCAGTCGCAAAAAAGGCATGAGGATTGCGCTCAACGACCACATGAAACAG CGGAGAGAAGTAGCGAAGACAGTGTTCTGCCTGGTGTTGATTTTTGCTTTCTGCTGGCTGCCCCTTCATCTCAGCCgcattctgaagaaaacaatCTACGACCAAAATGACCCCAACCGATGCGAGCTGCTCAG CTTCCTCTTAGTGATGGATTACATCGGAATCAACATGGCCTCCTTAAACTCCTGCATTAACCCGATTGCCCTCTACTTTGTCAGCCAGAAGTTTAAAAACTGTTTCCAG TCTTGCCTGTGCTGCTGGTGCTATAGATCGTCTCCTCTTGATGAACGAGGCTCTGGGGGACGCTGGAAGGGCTCCTGCCACGGAAACGGACTAGATCGTTCCAGCTCCCGCTCCAGTTCCAGTCAGAAATACACAAGCTCTTCATAA